From the genome of Alicyclobacillus sp. SO9:
AGTGTTGACAAGGATTTGGCTATGACATTGCCGATTGTAATGAACTTCATATCTTCAATCCCCTGTAGCAGCCATATGGGGAATGCGACATCCGCCACAACATAACCAAAACTTCCAAAACTCAACAACCAATGGATGCGAACAATGGGGACGGCCAAAACGAGTCCGCAAAAGACTATAAGAGATGCTAATAACAATAGGACCTTTGAGAAAAGAATTGAAGTAACGACCCTTGAGAGTTCATATGAGTCTTGTCTTTTGATGGCAATTTGTGATGGCCCAGATATATTAAATCCATACCCAGTCAAAAGAACGAAGTACTGGGCTATGGCCTGAATGAACATTACCAAACCGTATTTGTTTGGGCCTAAGATTCTCACAAGGTAGGGCAATGTAATTAAAGGCAGTATGTAGTTAAGTAACTGGATGCTCGAGAGTGACAGAACATTAGTAACAAGTTTCCTTCGAACTGACATAGTGTTCCCCAATCCGACATGATGGTTGGACAATTCCTCTGATGTTTATGTTCCTTCACCGTTCAACGACCTCACGTCACATATTGAACCGCACGTCATGGCATATACCGATTTGGCAAGTGATGTCTGAATGAATCAAAGAGAGCAAAAAGCACCATTTGAGCGTTGCCAAGGCGGTGTTTCCCGCTCACCAACTGTCTGAATGCCTTAAGGGTGAGTAAGACAATTGGAGATGCTTTTACGAGAGCATTTTCGCCGTATTGCAGCTTAATAATAGCTGCATTCCTTAATTCATAGTATTTCTTCCAGTTGTATGTGTCATTTGGCTTTGCATTAATCATTCGATTGATTCTTGCTGATGGGATGAGGACAATTTTGGAGCCGCTGCGCTTTCTGATTCGTAGTGCATACTCCGTATCATCCCCAATTATAAAAAAGTCCTTACGAGGATAACCAACCTTTTCTATAACAGAACGGTGAAATAAGGGACCCTCGAATGACAAGTCTTCCACCTCTAAAGTCTCCGGATATTCACCTGTCTCGACGTAGTCTGTATAGATTGAAACGTCTCGAATGAGTCTTTTAAAGGGACTAGACAGGTCGTATCGTAGCGCTGGAAATTCATCTATATTCACAGTTTCTGAGACTCTCAGTGGGACCAACACGGGCCCACTCATCTTATACTTCAATAGCTGATGTAAACAGTCCCAGTCTGGAGAGACATCATCATCCATGATCCATATCCATTCATACCCATTTTCATAAGCCATTTTTACACCTGCATGAAAACCACCCGAACCCCCGAGGTTTGAAGGGAGTCTCACGTATTGTACGACAGAGGTCTGCAAATACCCGCTGTCACGAATGGTATCCTCAGTACCGTCCGTTGAAGCGTTGTCAACAATGAAGACTCTCGCAACTGGGCTTCTCTGGTCTATAACTGCTTGCAAGGTTCTCAAGAGCAAATTTTTTCTATTGTATGTCACGATAACCGCAGCTACTTGCTCTGTCATATATTAACTCCCATCTAAAGACGCATTATTTTAACAGTGTCTCGTACAGGTTGTTCATTTCAGCCACTTTCCTATCAGTATCGAATTGTTCCCTAACTTTTTCTAGAGCCTTGGTGCCAAATCTGCTCGCGCGACCATCCACTACAAATGTGAGGGCGTCTGCCAGGGCGTTTGAATCACCAGGAGGAGTGATGAGACCACTGACTTTATGGGTGATCATTTCCGGGACTCCACCAGTATCAGAAGCTATAACTATCCGACCTGCCGCCATCGCTTCCAATACCACTGTCGGCAGAGGATCAGGTTCCAACGAGGCATGAACAACAACGTCAACCCTCGCCAACACATTCGGGATTTCGTCCCGCTGCAACGGTCCAATGAATTCAATAATGTCAGTGAGTTGATACTCGGTTACCTTCTCCTCTAAAAACGAATAGTATCGAGTGTCCGCTGCAATCCCGGCAATCATGCAACGCAGTCTTTGTCTGTGCGCTTTATCCAGTTTGCTCAGTGCTTCAATAAGTATATGGAATCCTTTCCATTTCAGTATGCGGCCATACATCAATAAGATATACCCTTGCGAGACACTAACGTCTTCCGAATTTCTCAAGTCCGAGCCTACTGCAGGTTTCACACCGTTATAAATTCTTCTCTTTCTGTTGAGCGGTACTTCCGCAAGCATTGGACAGTGACTTACTGCATCGGATACGGGGACAATAGTTATCTTCTGATTAATACGCATCCCCCACTTAATGACATAGACCCAAAACCGCGAGTCTCGAATGTCATGAATGTGCCATAGCATCGGAGTTTGGGAGACAAGTGACGGCAACACACAATAGAGTCCTGCTCGCAAGGAATTGGCGTACAGAATGTCCGACTGTGTCCGTCTTAAGGTAATAGGTATCCACCATAAGGTTCTTATAAGTGAGAACAGTAGTCGCATCATAGCCCTTAAGAGTCCAGAGTCCCTATGCAACTCCGAAATAGGCGATTTGGATACGACCGCCACACCCCTTTCCTTTAGCTGCCTTTCAAATTCCCCGGGAGGAACCGCGACAATATATTGGTTCTGATCA
Proteins encoded in this window:
- a CDS encoding glycosyltransferase family 4 protein; its protein translation is MSTRPYWASDSMGKSRNIFVINNVAYVGGAETVLLDLIEADDQNQYIVAVPPGEFERQLKERGVAVVSKSPISELHRDSGLLRAMMRLLFSLIRTLWWIPITLRRTQSDILYANSLRAGLYCVLPSLVSQTPMLWHIHDIRDSRFWVYVIKWGMRINQKITIVPVSDAVSHCPMLAEVPLNRKRRIYNGVKPAVGSDLRNSEDVSVSQGYILLMYGRILKWKGFHILIEALSKLDKAHRQRLRCMIAGIAADTRYYSFLEEKVTEYQLTDIIEFIGPLQRDEIPNVLARVDVVVHASLEPDPLPTVVLEAMAAGRIVIASDTGGVPEMITHKVSGLITPPGDSNALADALTFVVDGRASRFGTKALEKVREQFDTDRKVAEMNNLYETLLK
- a CDS encoding glycosyltransferase family 2 protein, whose amino-acid sequence is MTEQVAAVIVTYNRKNLLLRTLQAVIDQRSPVARVFIVDNASTDGTEDTIRDSGYLQTSVVQYVRLPSNLGGSGGFHAGVKMAYENGYEWIWIMDDDVSPDWDCLHQLLKYKMSGPVLVPLRVSETVNIDEFPALRYDLSSPFKRLIRDVSIYTDYVETGEYPETLEVEDLSFEGPLFHRSVIEKVGYPRKDFFIIGDDTEYALRIRKRSGSKIVLIPSARINRMINAKPNDTYNWKKYYELRNAAIIKLQYGENALVKASPIVLLTLKAFRQLVSGKHRLGNAQMVLFALFDSFRHHLPNRYMP